A genome region from Oryzias melastigma strain HK-1 linkage group LG12, ASM292280v2, whole genome shotgun sequence includes the following:
- the LOC112163289 gene encoding growth arrest-specific protein 1, with protein sequence MFDEMISSSSLMERAPLLAWVVLILILGVCFGSPNPNHRLVCWKAIFKCHAEPECHYAYDQYLYACASVLSGERRKCPSHCISSLIQLNLTRSGPALEDCDCAADPRCRSTKQAIEPCVPRTSTMGCTEARLQCGLDPACSSAMKDYLFHCRKLFGGQMCTESCRRTIADMHSIPKAQQLDTCVCDGAERNICEYIKVSMRTLCFGEGSGFADSEEDAEDVYFDPGDYPNVENACASAPFLTLFHTLTIIVASKGI encoded by the coding sequence ATGTTTGATGAAATGATCTCGTCCTCCTCATTGATGGAGCGCGCGCCCCTTCTGGCATGGGTCGTGCTTATCCTGATCCTCGGGGTCTGCTTCGGGTCCCCGAACCCCAACCACCGTCTGGTTTGTTGGAAAGCCATCTTCAAGTGTCACGCGGAGCCGGAGTGCCATTACGCGTACGACCAGTACCTTTACGCGTGCGCGTCCGTGCTCAGCGGTGAGCGGAGGAAGTGTCCCAGCCACTGCATCTCCTCCCTGATCCAACTCAATCTGACCCGGAGCGGCCCGGCTCTGGAGGACTGCGACTGCGCCGCGGACCCGCGCTGCAGGAGCACCAAGCAGGCCATCGAGCCGTGCGTGCCGCGGACCAGCACCATGGGCTGCACGGAGGCCCGGCTGCAGTGCGGGCTGGACCCGGCCTGCAGCTCTGCCATGAAGGATTACCTGTTCCACTGCCGGAAGCTGTTCGGGGGGCAGATGTGCACGGAGAGCTGCCGCAGGACCATAGCGGACATGCACTCCATCCCCAAAGCGCAACAGCTGGACACGTGCGTGTGCGACGGCGCAGAGAGGAACATCTGCGAGTACATCAAAGTGAGCATGAGGACTTTATGCTTCGGAGAGGGCAGCGGGTTTGCCGACTctgaggaggatgcagaggacGTTTATTTCGACCCGGGGGATTATCCAAATGTGGAAAACGCGTGCGCTTCTGCGCCTTTTCTGACGCTCTTTCACACCCTGACAATCATTGTTGCTTCCAAAGGCATCTAA